AAGTAATTCCCATACTCACCCGTTCCTGGTTTAACGGACTTTGATAGGCTTCCTGCAGGGTGTGTGCTGTTTGTGAAAGCCCAAAGCTGGCATACAGGTTCATGTCGAAACGGCCGTTCATCCGGGCCATATCCAGCTGGCTGGCTGCTTCGAGTAACCGTTGGGTAAATTGTAAAGATGTCGAAGTATTCAATTTGGCTTCTTCCACCGCTTTGTCCACGGGGACATTAAAAAATGAAATTAACAGCGGGGGGACGAGCTCAACTTTACCGCTGTCTTTTAGTCTTAGAAAAGATTTAAACCGGAACAGTTTGTCGTTGTAATTCAGCCGGCTTTGTTCTACCGATGCATCGGCTTTTAGTAAATTCAATTGCAACTGCAGCAGGTCGTTTTCGGCAATTTTCCCAAGGTTATATCGCCCTTTGGCAATGCGGTATAACGTATCGTAGTTATGATAGTTTTTTATGGCAATTTTTTGTTCGATCTGGGCCGTTAATAATGAGAAAAAGTAATTAATGGCTTTAATGGCAATGTCTTCTTCGGCTTCCATGTATTTCCGTTTGGCTTCTTCATATTTTATGGGTTCGATTTTCTTCTGCCATTTGTACGGGTTGTAAGTGAACAGTGGTTGTATAAAGCCGATATTGACCACATTGCTCAGGTATTGCCGGGTGGAGGTATCGGTAAAAAAGTTATCCATGCGCTGTAATCCGGTGTTGACAAAAACTTCACCACCGGTGAGTCCGATTTTCTGGTTAAGTGAAAGGCCAAGCGAATAATTGGCAATACTTTGCGAAGTATAGGAAACCGTTCCGTCGGGTGCCGAAATGGCATTGATGCTGCGGTTCAGGTCGGGCAGGGTGGCGCTCAGGTTCAGATTGGGAAGGTAAGTGGCTTTGAAAGTACGGTATTGCCAGTAGCTTTTACGAAACTGATGGATAGCAATCAGTGCATCGGGCGACTGCTTCTGGGCAATATGAATGACCTGTGCCAGCGTGTAACGTTTTACTGACTGTGC
The sequence above is drawn from the Candidatus Sulfidibacterium hydrothermale genome and encodes:
- a CDS encoding TolC family protein translates to MKKIILVLFAFLFFSKLPAQSVKRYTLAQVIHIAQKQSPDALIAIHQFRKSYWQYRTFKATYLPNLNLSATLPDLNRSINAISAPDGTVSYTSQSIANYSLGLSLNQKIGLTGGEVFVNTGLQRMDNFFTDTSTRQYLSNVVNIGFIQPLFTYNPYKWQKKIEPIKYEEAKRKYMEAEEDIAIKAINYFFSLLTAQIEQKIAIKNYHNYDTLYRIAKGRYNLGKIAENDLLQLQLNLLKADASVEQSRLNYNDKLFRFKSFLRLKDSGKVELVPPLLISFFNVPVDKAVEEAKLNTSTSLQFTQRLLEAASQLDMARMNGRFDMNLYASFGLSQTAHTLQEAYQSPLNQERVSMGITLPLLDWGKAKGNIKMAESNEELVKTAVQQDKIDFEQNIYLKVMQFAMQKKQLAIAAKADTVAQKRYEITHKRYMIGMVNDVLELNNAQIDNDNAKLNYFNTLKKYWINYYELRKLTLYDFQKDVPITVDTKLLVN